The Mercenaria mercenaria strain notata chromosome 8, MADL_Memer_1, whole genome shotgun sequence genome has a segment encoding these proteins:
- the LOC123566339 gene encoding uncharacterized protein LOC123566339: MAESDKKPEEDKKPEEGRRNVMISMDGSKGAKYAFDWYAENVYQPTDNVIMAYCAEHGVNLPPTALMAGNPTVIQAMIKEKEEEVMKVFKTIDELANKHNIKHTLERLDGPPGECLIKAAEQQNVTLIVAGSRGHGTIRRTIMGSTSDYIVHHSHVPVLIVKHEDDQQKLK, from the exons ATGGCTGAATCGGATAAGAAACCCGAAGAGGATAAGAAACCCGAAGAAGGAAGAAGAAATGTAATGATATCTATGGACGGAAGTAAAGGTGCCAAATATGCATTTGACT ggTATGCCGAGAACGTTTACCAACCGACAGACAATGTTATTATGGCTTACTGTGCAGAGCATGGCGTCAATTTACCAC CAACAGCTTTGATGGCGGGAAATCCAACTGTTATACAAGCCATGATAAAAGAAAAAGAGGAAGAAGTCATGAAAGTGTTCAAGACAATTGATGAGCTGGCTAACAAACATAAT ATTAAGCATACGTTGGAACGACTGGATGGGCCGCCAGGCGAATGTCTTATAAAAGCGGCGGAGCAACAGAATGTCACATTGATTGTTGCTGGGAGTAGAGGTCACGGAACCATAAGACGTACCATTATGGGAAGTACAAGTGATTATATCGTGCATCATTCGCACGTGCCGGTGTTGATTGTCAAACACGAGGATGACCAGcagaaactgaaatga
- the LOC123566338 gene encoding uncharacterized protein LOC123566338 has product MAESDKKPEEDKKPAAGRRNVMISMDGSKGAKYAFDWYAENVYQPTDNVIMAYCAEHGVSLPPTALMAGNPTVIQAMMKEKEEEVMKVFKTIDELANKHNIKHTLERLDGPPGECLIRAAEQQNVTLIVAGSRGHGTIRRTIMGSTSDYIVHHSHVPVLIVKHEDDHQKLK; this is encoded by the exons ATGGCTGAATCGGATAAGAAACCCGAAGAGGATAAGAAACCTGCAGCAGGAAGAAGAAATGTTATGATATCTATGGACGGAAGTAAAGGTGCCAAATATGCGTTTGACT ggtatGCCGAGAACGTTTACCAACCGACAGATAATGTTATTATGGCTTACTGTGCAGAACATGGCGTCAGTTTACCAC CAACAGCTTTGATGGCGGGAAATCCAACTGTTATACAAGCCATGATGAAAGAAAAAGAGGAAGAAGTCATGAAAGTGTTCAAGACAATTGATGAGCTGGCTAACAAACATAat ATTAAGCATACGTTGGAACGATTGGATGGACCGCCAGGCGAGTGTCTTATAAGAGCGGCGGAGCAACAGAATGTCACACTGATCGTTGCTGGGAGCAGAGGTCACGGAACCATTAGACGTACCATTATGGGAAGTACGAGTGATTATATCGTGCATCATTCGCACGTGCCAGTGTTGATTGTCAAACATGAGGAtgaccatcaaaagctgaaatga